One Oryza brachyantha chromosome 3, ObraRS2, whole genome shotgun sequence DNA segment encodes these proteins:
- the LOC102719192 gene encoding transcription factor MYB30-like: protein MGRPPCCDKEGVKKGPWTPEEDIVLVSYVQEHGPGNWRAVPARTGLLRCSKSCRLRWTNYLRPGIRRGGFSDHEERLIVHLQALLGNRWAAIASYLPDRTDNDIKNFWNTHLKKKLLLAHTTTPTPTAHAGRSSSSSAPAPLVAKDQWERKLQTDIGLARRALREALSVDGASAAATVPQPTTRTDSRTGAADKSCSPASGAGSAAYALTARNISMMLSGWAPGKGATVVAGANPATPSASTGTSSELTDCSAASSAPKSNPVLGPSSSSSPMLACDSDATATATAGVARLSAIESWLLLDDSSEPQLALDEQLLDVALHNYAF, encoded by the coding sequence ATGGGGCGGCCACCGTGCTGCGACAAGGAGGGCGTGAAGAAGGGGCCGTGGACGCCGGAGGAGGACATCGTGCTCGTCTCCTACGTCCAGGAGCATGGCCCGGGCAACTGGCGCGCCGTGCCGGCGAGGACGGGGCTGCTCCGCTGCAGCAAGAGCTGCCGCCTGCGCTGGACGAACTACCTCCGCCCCGGGATCCGACGCGGCGGCTTCTCCGACCACGAGGAGAGGCTCATCGTCCACCTCCAGGCGCTGCTCGGCAACCGCTGggccgccatcgcctcctACCTCCCCGACCGCACCGACAACGACATCAAGAACTTCTGGAACACCCACCTCAAGAAgaagctcctcctcgcccacACCACCACCCCTACCCCCACCGCTCACGccggccgctcctcctcctcctccgcgccggcgccgctcgtcgccaaGGACCAGTGGGAGCGCAAGCTGCAGACCGACATCGGCCTCGCCAGGCGCGCCCTGCGCGAGGCCCTCTCCGTCGACGGCGcatctgccgccgccaccgttccCCAGCCAACCACGCGGACCGACAGccgcaccggcgccgccgacaaATCCTGTAGTCCGGCGTCCGGCGCCGGGTCCGCGGCGTACGCTCTGACCGCGCGAAACATCTCCATGATGCTGAGCGGGTGGGCGCCGGGGAAAGgagccaccgtcgtcgccggcgccaacCCAGCCACGCCGAGCGCGTCGACGGGGACGTCGTCGGAGCTCACCGACTGCTCGGCCGCCTCCAGCGCGCCCAAGTCCAATCCGGTCCTcgggccgtcgtcgtcgtcgtcgcccatgCTCGCGTGTGacagcgacgcgacggcgacggcgacggccggggtggcgcggctgtCGGCGATCGAGTCGTGGCTGCTGCTCGACGACAGCAGCGAGCCGCAGCTGGCACTGGACGAGCAGCTGCTTGACGTAGCCCTCCATAATTACGctttctaa
- the LOC102705055 gene encoding probable methyltransferase PMT2 — MARSSTESRTRTTAFVVVVFGLCSFFYLLGVWQRSGFGRGDSIAAVVNEQTKCVVLPNLNFETHHSASDLPNDTGSNEVKSFKPCDAQYTDYTPCEEQKRAMTFPRDNMIYRERHCPPEKEKLNCLVPAPKGYAAPFQWPKSRDYVHYANIPHKSLTVEKAIQNWVHYEGKVFRFPGGGTQFPQGADKYIDHLSSVIPIANGKVRTALDTGCGVASLGAYLLKKNVLTMSFAPRDNHEAQVQFALERGVPAYIGVLGSIKSPFPSRAFDMAHCSRCLIPWSGNDGMYMMEVDRVLRPGGYWVLSGPPIGWKIHYKGWQRTKDDLQNEQRKIEQFAKLLCWNKISEKDGIAIWRKRLNDKSCLMKQENPNFGKCQLANDNDVWYKKMEVCVTPLPEVKTMTEVAGGQLEPFPQRLNTVPPRIAHGFAPGFSVQSYQDDNKLWQKHVNAYKKMNDLLDTGRYRNIMDMNAGLGSFAAALESTKLWVMNVVPTIADTSTLGVIYERGLIGMYHDWCEGFSTYPRTYDLIHANSVFSLYENRCKFEDILLEMDRILRPEGAVIVRDKVDVLVKVEKIANAMRWKTRLADHEGGPHVPEKILVAVKQYWVVESKSS, encoded by the exons ATGGCACGGAGTTCAACAGAGAGCAGGACTAGGACAACTGCATTTGTAGTTGTGGTATTTGGCCTTTGCTCCTTCTTCTATCTCTTGGGTGTATGGCAGAGAAGTGGTTTCGGAAGAGGAGACAGCATAGCAGCTGTAGTGAATGAGCAGACAAAGTGCGTGGTTCTTCCAAACTTGAATTTTGAAACCCATCATAGTGCTTCGGACCTTCCTAATGACACAGGGAGTAATGAAGTAAAAAGTTTCAAGCCATGTGATGCACAGTATACAGATTACACTCCTTGTGAGGAGCAAAAACGTGCAATGACCTTCCCTAGggataatatgatatataggGAGAGGCATTGCCCACCTGAAAAGGAGAAGCTCAACTGTCTAGTTCCAGCACCAAAGGGTTATGCTGCTCCTTTTCAATGGCCAAAGAGCCGCGATTATGTTCATTATGCAAATATACCTCACAAGAGCCTCACGGTTGAAAAGGCTATCCAGAACTGGGTTCACTATGAGGGCAAGGTGTTTAGGTTTCCTGGTGGTGGAACACAGTTTCCTCAGGGTGCAGACAAGTATATAGACCATCTTTCTTCTGTTATCCCAATTGCCAATGGAAAAGTGAGAACTGCACTCGACACTGGTTGTGGG gTTGCCAGTCTAGGTGCTTACCTGTTGAAGAAAAATGTTTTGACCATGTCATTTGCACCAAGGGATAATCATGAAGCACAAGTACAGTTTGCACTGGAGAGAGGTGTTCCTGCATATATAGGTGTTCTTGGATCAATAAAATCACCATTCCCATCGCGTGCATTTGACATGGCCCACTGTTCAAGATGTTTAATTCCATGGAGTGGAAATG ATGGAATGTACATGATGGAAGTAGATAGGGTACTAAGGCCTGGAGGATATTGGGTGCTCTCAGGCCCACCAATTGGCTGGAAGATTCACTATAAGGGATGGCAACGGACGAAAGATGATCTTCAAAATGagcaaagaaaaatagaacaatTTGCAAAACTTCTTTGTTGGAATAAGATTTCTGAGAAGGATGGTATTGCTATCTGGAGAAAGAGATTAAATGACAAATCCTGCCTCATGAAACaagaaaatccaaattttggcaaGTGTCAGTTGGCAAATGACAATGATGTATG GTATAAGAAAATGGAGGTTTGTGTTACTCCTCTTCCTGAGGTAAAAACAATGACAGAGGTTGCTGGTGGTCAACTAGAGCCATTTCCCCAGAGGCTCAATACAGTACCTCCCCGGATAGCCCATGGCTTTGCACCTGGGTTCTCAGTTCAGTCATATCAAGACGATAATAAACTTTGGCAGAAACATGTTAATGCTTACAAAAAGATGAATGACTTGCTTGATACTGGAAGATACCGCAACATAATGGACATGAATGCTGGTCTTGGTAGTTTTGCTGCTGCATTGGAGTCCACAAAACTGTGGGTCATGAATGTTGTTCCAACCATTGCAGATACTTCTACACTAGGTGTAATCTATGAGCGAGGATTAATAGGAATGTATCATGACTG GTGTGAAGGATTTTCTACTTACCCAAGGACATACGACCTCATACATGCTAACTCTGTCTTCAGCTTATATGAGAACAG GTGTAAATTTGAAGATATACTATTAGAAATGGACCGAATCTTACGACCAGAGGGCGCAGTTATAGTACGTGACAAGGTTGATGTTCTTGTAAAGGTGGAGAAAATAGCTAACGCCATGAGGTGGAAGACAAGATTGGCTGACCATGAGGGTGGCCCTCATGTGCCTGAGAAGATACTCGTTGCAGTTAAGCAATACTGGGTTGTTGAAAGCAAGAGCAGCTAA